From a region of the Mycolicibacterium sp. MU0050 genome:
- a CDS encoding DUF7159 family protein, whose amino-acid sequence MDTVLGLSVTATNVQTVLVEGRGADGATLGHDEFDVFGGEGAPGRASEQVAEAVLSIAESDGHRLHSIGVTWSPDADLEASLLLDSLADMGLANVVAVQSPRAAEALARSIGTMIGYERTAVCVLEPDAVILSLVDSQDGEIDTAVSYAVDSEDQLVAWIRAGLQRHDWRPEGLFLVGSVGGLDALAALLQDELGVPVFDPPEAELALAHGAALASAADPQPAATANGAGGRWPAVPLTMLVAGAVTFVVAVSLAVSPHLIPRSDTHRDTAVVTKPTEGIGSAPIKAPPSKAQLPSARPAAPARPAAPAEPPAAPAPPPAAPAPPPPPAQALPAPEPAAPAPAPAPAAPPAQEAPPPPPPVVAPVPTIEAITPAYPPAPVVEPINPIQPPPPVVAPVVPQVPEKPRLRDRIIDKIPGLNRFN is encoded by the coding sequence GTGGACACGGTGCTGGGCCTGTCTGTAACGGCCACCAACGTCCAAACCGTCCTCGTCGAGGGACGCGGCGCCGACGGCGCCACCCTCGGGCACGACGAGTTCGACGTGTTCGGCGGCGAGGGCGCGCCCGGGCGGGCCTCCGAGCAGGTCGCCGAGGCGGTGTTGAGCATCGCGGAGTCCGACGGGCATCGCCTGCACTCCATCGGCGTCACCTGGAGCCCGGACGCCGATCTGGAGGCCTCGCTGCTACTCGACTCGCTGGCGGACATGGGCCTGGCCAACGTGGTCGCGGTGCAGTCGCCGCGCGCCGCCGAGGCGCTGGCCCGCAGCATCGGCACGATGATCGGCTACGAGCGCACCGCCGTCTGCGTGCTCGAGCCCGACGCCGTGATCCTGTCCCTCGTCGACTCCCAGGACGGCGAGATCGACACGGCGGTCAGTTACGCCGTCGACAGCGAGGATCAGCTGGTGGCCTGGATCCGGGCCGGCCTGCAGCGCCACGATTGGCGCCCCGAGGGCCTGTTCCTGGTGGGTTCGGTGGGTGGTCTCGACGCGCTCGCCGCGTTGTTGCAGGACGAGCTGGGTGTGCCCGTCTTCGACCCGCCGGAGGCCGAACTGGCGTTGGCGCACGGCGCGGCATTGGCCTCGGCGGCGGATCCGCAGCCGGCCGCCACCGCCAACGGCGCCGGTGGCCGCTGGCCCGCGGTGCCGTTGACCATGCTGGTGGCCGGCGCGGTCACGTTCGTGGTGGCCGTGTCGTTGGCCGTCAGCCCGCACCTGATCCCGCGCAGCGACACCCATCGCGACACCGCCGTGGTGACCAAGCCGACCGAGGGCATCGGCAGTGCGCCGATCAAGGCGCCGCCGTCGAAGGCGCAGCTACCGTCGGCGCGCCCGGCGGCTCCGGCCAGGCCCGCGGCCCCGGCCGAACCGCCCGCGGCACCCGCGCCGCCGCCCGCCGCACCCGCACCGCCGCCCCCGCCGGCGCAGGCCCTGCCCGCACCGGAACCGGCCGCACCCGCACCCGCGCCCGCTCCGGCCGCGCCGCCGGCGCAGGAGGCGCCGCCGCCCCCGCCGCCGGTCGTCGCGCCGGTGCCGACGATCGAGGCCATCACCCCCGCCTATCCGCCGGCGCCGGTCGTCGAGCCCATCAACCCGATCCAGCCGCCGCCACCGGTGGTGGCCCCGGTGGTGCCGCAGGTACCCGAGAAGCCGCGCCTGCGCGACCGCATCATCGACAAGATTCCCGGGCTCAACCGGTTCAACTGA
- a CDS encoding sterol desaturase family protein, with the protein MSTRREAFTLADAAREFVRHPTPWMIAATLAVAAVWRGSLGDWRPTDALVPLGLLVAFPFVEWCIHVVILHWRPRRFLGVTLDPLLARKHREHHVDPRAVGLIFIPWQALLWVLPGAVVVAVAAFPRIELAGTFLMSLSVFGLVYEWMHYLIHTDYKPKSKVYKAIWRNHRQHHFKNEKFWFTVTTAGTADRVLGTGPDPRSVPSSPTAKNLHALRPVS; encoded by the coding sequence ATGAGCACGAGACGTGAGGCGTTCACGCTGGCCGACGCGGCCCGCGAGTTCGTCCGGCACCCCACCCCATGGATGATCGCCGCGACGCTGGCGGTCGCCGCGGTGTGGCGCGGGTCCCTCGGGGATTGGCGGCCGACCGACGCGCTGGTGCCGCTGGGTCTGCTGGTCGCGTTCCCCTTCGTGGAGTGGTGCATCCACGTGGTGATCCTGCACTGGCGGCCGCGGCGGTTCCTCGGCGTGACCCTCGATCCGCTGTTGGCCCGCAAGCACCGCGAGCATCACGTCGACCCGCGGGCGGTCGGGCTGATCTTCATCCCCTGGCAGGCGCTGCTGTGGGTGCTGCCTGGTGCCGTCGTCGTGGCCGTGGCGGCCTTCCCGCGCATCGAGCTCGCCGGGACCTTCCTGATGTCGCTGAGCGTGTTCGGGCTGGTCTACGAATGGATGCACTATCTGATCCACACCGACTACAAGCCGAAATCAAAGGTGTACAAAGCGATTTGGCGCAATCACCGGCAGCACCATTTCAAGAACGAGAAGTTCTGGTTCACGGTCACCACCGCGGGCACCGCCGACCGTGTCCTGGGCACCGGCCCGGACCCGCGGTCGGTGCCCAGCTCCCCGACCGCGAAGAACCTGCACGCGCTGCGGCCGGTCAGTTGA
- a CDS encoding FadR/GntR family transcriptional regulator gives MALQPVNRRSVPEDVFDQLIGEVLRGDLRPGDTLPSERRLAEVLGVSRPAVREALKRMTATGLVEVRQGDATTVRDYRRHAGLDLLPHLVVRDGVLDLAVVRSILETRLHNGPKVAELAARRGGPRAREPLAAAVELLAAESDPVARQRHALSFWDHVVDAADSVAFRLMYNTLRATYEPALAALATVMAAEVGRPDAYRRLAGAICDGDEAGAQRAAADLLEPATTAILAALADLEESTPS, from the coding sequence ATGGCACTGCAGCCGGTCAACCGCCGCTCCGTCCCCGAGGACGTCTTCGACCAGCTCATCGGGGAGGTGCTGCGCGGCGACCTCCGCCCCGGCGACACCCTGCCCAGCGAGCGCCGGCTGGCGGAGGTGCTCGGGGTGTCCCGGCCGGCGGTGCGCGAAGCGCTCAAGCGGATGACGGCCACCGGCCTGGTGGAGGTGCGCCAGGGCGACGCCACCACCGTGCGCGACTACCGTCGGCACGCCGGCTTGGATCTGCTCCCCCACCTGGTGGTGCGCGACGGCGTGCTGGACCTCGCGGTGGTGCGCAGCATCCTGGAGACCCGGCTGCACAACGGGCCCAAGGTCGCCGAGCTGGCCGCCCGCCGGGGCGGGCCACGAGCCCGCGAACCGCTGGCCGCCGCCGTCGAACTCCTGGCCGCCGAGTCGGATCCGGTTGCGCGGCAACGGCACGCGCTGAGCTTCTGGGACCATGTCGTCGACGCAGCCGACTCCGTGGCCTTCCGGCTGATGTACAACACGCTGCGGGCCACCTACGAGCCGGCGCTGGCCGCGCTGGCCACGGTGATGGCCGCCGAGGTCGGCCGGCCCGACGCCTACCGGCGCCTTGCCGGGGCCATCTGCGACGGCGACGAGGCCGGCGCCCAGCGGGCCGCCGCAGACCTGCTGGAACCGGCCACCACGGCAATCCTCGCCGCGCTGGCCGACCTCGAGGAATCGACGCCGTCATGA
- a CDS encoding cytochrome P450 produces the protein MTVPSLSPGFDFTDPDLNCERLPVDELAELRRVAPIWWNAQPLGDGGFDDGGFWLVTKHKDVKEISIRSDVFSSEAKTALPRYPKGSTAEQLETGKFVLLNMDAPHHTHLRKIISRGFTPRAVERLRADLDARAQQIARTAAAQGRGDFVEQVACELPLQAIAGLIGVPLADRKKLFDWSNQMVSDDDPEFAHYDNRSAATELIMYAMQLAAQRAEQPGEDIVTTLIEADVEGHKLSDDEFGFFMVLLAVAGNETTRNSITHGMIAFAEHPEQWALYRRQRPPTAVDEIVRWATPVTSFQRTALTDYELSGVQIKKGQRVVMSYRSANFDEDVFTDPLRFDILRDPNPHVGFGGTGAHYCIGANLARMTIDLMFNAIADHMPDLTGVGAPQRLRSGWLNGIKHWQVDYRGR, from the coding sequence ATGACCGTTCCCAGCCTGTCCCCCGGTTTCGACTTCACCGACCCCGACCTGAACTGCGAACGCCTACCGGTCGACGAGCTCGCCGAGTTGCGCCGCGTCGCCCCGATCTGGTGGAACGCCCAGCCTCTCGGGGACGGCGGTTTCGACGACGGCGGCTTCTGGCTGGTGACCAAGCACAAGGACGTCAAGGAGATCTCGATCCGCAGCGACGTGTTCTCCAGCGAGGCCAAGACCGCGCTGCCCCGCTATCCCAAGGGATCCACCGCCGAGCAGCTCGAGACGGGCAAGTTCGTGCTGTTGAACATGGACGCGCCGCACCACACCCACCTGCGCAAGATCATCTCCCGCGGCTTCACGCCGCGGGCGGTCGAACGGCTGCGCGCCGATCTCGACGCGCGGGCGCAGCAGATCGCCAGGACCGCGGCGGCGCAGGGCCGGGGCGACTTCGTCGAGCAGGTCGCCTGCGAACTCCCGCTGCAGGCCATCGCCGGGCTGATCGGGGTTCCGCTGGCCGATCGCAAGAAGCTGTTCGACTGGTCGAATCAGATGGTCAGCGACGACGACCCGGAGTTCGCCCACTACGACAACCGCAGTGCGGCAACGGAATTGATTATGTACGCAATGCAGCTGGCGGCCCAGCGCGCCGAGCAGCCGGGTGAGGACATCGTCACCACCCTGATCGAGGCGGACGTCGAGGGGCACAAGCTCTCCGACGACGAGTTCGGCTTCTTCATGGTGCTGCTGGCCGTCGCCGGCAACGAGACCACCCGAAATTCCATCACCCACGGCATGATCGCGTTCGCCGAGCACCCCGAGCAGTGGGCGCTGTACCGGCGGCAACGCCCGCCGACCGCTGTCGACGAGATCGTGCGGTGGGCCACGCCGGTGACCTCCTTCCAGCGCACCGCCCTGACCGACTACGAACTGTCCGGGGTGCAGATCAAGAAGGGCCAGCGGGTGGTGATGTCGTATCGCTCGGCCAATTTCGACGAGGATGTCTTCACCGACCCGCTGCGCTTCGACATCCTCCGCGACCCCAACCCGCACGTGGGGTTCGGCGGCACCGGGGCGCACTACTGCATCGGGGCGAACCTGGCGCGGATGACCATCGACCTGATGTTCAACGCGATCGCCGACCACATGCCGGACCTGACCGGCGTCGGGGCGCCACAACGGCTGCGCAGCGGCTGGCTCAACGGGATCAAGCACTGGCAGGTCGACTACCGCGGCCGCTGA
- a CDS encoding dopamine receptor D4 has protein sequence MRTRPVLLGSLGAAVAIGLAPVAGADPAAPEPRPDVAAEASVGTPHLASPENLPPGATSTPPPEGRGLGYLRDLWHAVQTQEVSGADALLLLTQRPMNPDAYSPRGLPAGPQPAPPPAPAPSAVEVPPSS, from the coding sequence ATGCGCACTCGACCAGTTCTGCTCGGCTCGCTGGGCGCGGCCGTCGCAATCGGCCTGGCGCCCGTCGCGGGCGCGGACCCCGCGGCGCCGGAGCCGCGGCCGGATGTCGCCGCGGAGGCGAGCGTGGGCACGCCGCACCTGGCGAGCCCGGAGAATCTGCCGCCGGGCGCCACCAGCACCCCGCCGCCGGAGGGCCGCGGCCTGGGCTATCTGCGTGACCTGTGGCACGCGGTGCAGACCCAGGAAGTCAGCGGCGCCGACGCGCTGCTGCTGCTGACGCAACGGCCGATGAATCCCGACGCGTATTCGCCGCGCGGGCTGCCCGCCGGGCCGCAGCCCGCGCCCCCACCCGCACCTGCGCCTAGCGCGGTTGAGGTGCCACCGTCTTCGTGA
- a CDS encoding nitronate monooxygenase family protein: MHTPLCDQLGIEFPIFAFTHCRDVVVAVSKAGGFGVLGAVGFTPEQLEIELNWIDENIGDHPYGVDIVIPNKYEGMDATDLSPEVLKKTLNDLVPQEHIDFAKKILSDHGVPVEHSDDDALQLLGWTEATATPQVEVALQHPKVTMIANALGTPPADMIKHIHDAGRVVAALCGSARQARKHADAGVDIIIAQGGEAGGHCGDVGSIVLWPEVVKEVAPIPVLAAGGIGSGQQIAAALALGTQGAWTGSQWLMVEEAENTPVQQAAYAKATSRDTVRSRSFTGKPARMLRNEWTEAWENPENPKPLGMPLQYMVSGMAVAATHKYPDESVDVAFNPVGQVVGQFTKVEKTSAVIERWVQEYLESTATLNALNEAAEA; this comes from the coding sequence ATGCATACTCCCCTCTGCGACCAATTGGGCATCGAATTCCCCATCTTCGCCTTCACCCACTGCCGCGACGTGGTGGTGGCGGTGAGCAAGGCCGGCGGATTCGGCGTGCTCGGCGCGGTCGGGTTCACCCCCGAGCAGCTCGAGATCGAGCTGAACTGGATCGACGAGAACATCGGCGACCACCCATACGGCGTCGACATCGTGATCCCCAACAAGTACGAGGGGATGGACGCCACCGACCTGTCCCCCGAGGTGCTCAAGAAAACCCTCAACGACCTGGTGCCCCAGGAGCACATCGACTTCGCCAAGAAGATCCTGTCCGACCACGGGGTCCCGGTCGAGCACAGCGACGACGACGCGTTGCAGCTGCTGGGCTGGACGGAGGCCACCGCGACGCCGCAGGTCGAGGTCGCGTTGCAGCACCCCAAGGTGACCATGATCGCCAACGCGCTGGGCACCCCGCCGGCCGACATGATCAAGCACATCCACGACGCGGGCCGGGTGGTCGCCGCGCTGTGCGGTTCGGCGCGCCAGGCCCGCAAGCACGCCGACGCCGGCGTCGACATCATCATCGCCCAGGGCGGCGAGGCCGGCGGCCACTGCGGCGATGTCGGCTCGATCGTGCTGTGGCCGGAGGTGGTCAAGGAGGTCGCGCCGATTCCGGTGCTGGCCGCCGGCGGTATTGGGAGCGGCCAGCAGATCGCCGCGGCGCTGGCGCTGGGCACCCAGGGGGCCTGGACCGGATCGCAGTGGCTGATGGTCGAGGAGGCCGAGAACACCCCGGTGCAGCAGGCCGCCTACGCCAAGGCCACCAGCCGCGACACGGTCCGCAGCCGCTCCTTCACCGGGAAACCCGCGCGCATGCTGCGCAACGAGTGGACCGAGGCCTGGGAGAACCCGGAGAACCCGAAGCCGCTCGGAATGCCGTTGCAGTACATGGTTTCCGGCATGGCGGTGGCCGCCACCCACAAGTATCCCGACGAGTCCGTCGACGTCGCGTTCAACCCGGTCGGCCAGGTCGTCGGGCAATTCACCAAGGTCGAGAAGACCTCGGCGGTCATCGAACGCTGGGTGCAGGAGTACCTGGAGTCGACCGCCACGCTGAACGCGCTCAACGAGGCCGCCGAGGCCTGA
- a CDS encoding epoxide hydrolase family protein, translating to MSAAVPPVRPFRIAVDDADLADLRQRLARTRWPDPECVQDWSQGIPLAYTRELAQYWERDYDWRAREAALNEFAQFHTEIDGLDLHFIHQRSPHDGALPLVITHGWPGSVVEFLKVIGPLTDPTAHGGRAEDAFHVVCPSLPGYGFSGKPTAAGWGVERIAAAWETLMQRLGYSSYGAQGGDWGAAVTSEIGRNGGGCIGIHLNMPLGRPPAEPADGFSAEEQQALAAAAEHRRWGTGYATQQSTRPQTLGYGLADSPVGQLAWIVEKFWAWTDCGGHPENVLGRDEMLDNVMLYWLTNSATSAARLYWESYRGFGRGRRVQIPTGVASFPKEILQAPRQWCEDRYRITHWTTMPRGGHFAAFEQPELFVEDVRKFFATLR from the coding sequence GTGAGCGCAGCCGTACCGCCCGTTCGACCTTTTCGGATCGCCGTCGACGACGCCGATCTGGCCGATTTGCGCCAACGCCTGGCCCGGACCCGCTGGCCGGACCCGGAATGCGTGCAGGACTGGAGCCAGGGCATCCCGCTGGCCTACACCCGCGAGCTGGCGCAGTACTGGGAACGCGACTACGACTGGCGCGCCAGGGAGGCCGCGCTCAACGAGTTCGCGCAGTTCCACACCGAAATCGATGGACTGGACCTGCATTTCATCCATCAGCGCTCGCCGCACGACGGCGCGCTGCCGTTGGTGATCACCCACGGCTGGCCGGGCTCCGTCGTCGAATTCCTCAAGGTGATCGGTCCGCTGACCGATCCGACCGCGCACGGCGGCCGCGCCGAGGACGCCTTTCACGTGGTGTGCCCGTCGCTGCCCGGCTACGGCTTCTCGGGCAAGCCGACCGCGGCGGGCTGGGGTGTCGAGCGGATCGCGGCGGCCTGGGAGACGTTGATGCAGCGCCTCGGCTATTCCAGCTACGGCGCGCAGGGCGGCGACTGGGGGGCGGCGGTCACCAGCGAGATCGGCCGAAATGGGGGCGGCTGCATCGGAATTCATCTGAACATGCCGCTGGGACGCCCGCCGGCCGAACCCGCGGACGGATTCAGCGCCGAAGAACAGCAGGCGCTGGCGGCCGCCGCGGAGCACCGCCGCTGGGGCACCGGCTACGCCACCCAGCAGTCGACCCGCCCGCAGACGCTGGGCTACGGCCTGGCCGACTCGCCGGTGGGGCAACTGGCCTGGATCGTCGAGAAGTTCTGGGCGTGGACCGACTGCGGCGGCCACCCGGAGAACGTGCTCGGCCGCGACGAGATGCTCGACAACGTGATGCTGTACTGGCTGACCAACTCGGCCACCTCCGCGGCGCGGCTGTACTGGGAGAGCTACCGCGGCTTCGGACGCGGACGGCGGGTTCAGATCCCCACCGGGGTGGCGTCCTTCCCCAAGGAGATCCTGCAGGCGCCGCGGCAGTGGTGCGAGGACCGCTACCGCATCACGCACTGGACGACGATGCCGCGCGGCGGCCACTTCGCTGCGTTCGAGCAGCCGGAACTGTTCGTCGAGGACGTCCGGAAGTTCTTCGCGACCCTGCGCTGA
- a CDS encoding GNAT family N-acetyltransferase gives MADHDIAAARREITDAMLSALDRRHELLDAIVEAEDRCAAIDAIADVLGSSRRSAEAVLGLSFEWLTKSSRRKIAAELEDLNSRLSFTVGERPAASGETLTLRPFDGERDRDIFAARTEDTHTAGDGSGAPARDVDDEISAAKTRLHSEDAAWFVAVEGEQKVGMVFGELIGGEVNVRIWIRPEHRKRGYGTAALRQCRSQMAAYFPAVPMVVRAPGATP, from the coding sequence ATGGCCGATCACGACATCGCCGCCGCGCGTCGGGAGATCACCGACGCCATGCTGAGCGCGCTCGACCGCAGACACGAGTTGCTCGACGCCATCGTCGAGGCCGAGGACCGCTGCGCGGCCATCGATGCCATCGCCGACGTGCTGGGATCGTCGCGGCGCTCGGCCGAGGCGGTCCTGGGGCTGTCCTTCGAGTGGCTCACCAAGAGTTCGCGGCGCAAGATCGCCGCCGAACTCGAGGACCTCAACTCCCGACTCAGTTTCACCGTGGGCGAGCGGCCCGCTGCCAGCGGTGAGACGTTGACGCTGCGGCCTTTCGACGGCGAGCGCGACCGGGACATCTTCGCCGCACGTACCGAGGACACCCACACCGCCGGCGACGGTTCCGGCGCCCCGGCCCGAGACGTCGACGACGAGATCAGCGCGGCGAAGACCCGCCTGCACTCCGAGGACGCCGCCTGGTTCGTCGCCGTCGAGGGGGAGCAGAAGGTGGGGATGGTCTTCGGCGAACTGATCGGCGGCGAGGTGAACGTGCGGATCTGGATTCGCCCCGAACACCGCAAGAGGGGGTACGGGACGGCCGCGCTGCGGCAGTGCCGCTCGCAGATGGCCGCGTACTTCCCGGCGGTGCCGATGGTGGTCCGCGCGCCCGGGGCGACGCCGTAG
- a CDS encoding competence/damage-inducible protein A → MGTRAGIVVTGTEVLTGRIADRNGPWLADRLLELGIELAHITICGDRPEDIAAALRFQADAGVDVILTTGGLGPTADDMTVAVVAEFSGRELVLDVELEHRIAAILRRLMERYPGADFDAVMAANRKQALVPAGATVLEPVGTAPGVVVAGAPTVVVLPGPPRELQAMWPAALATHTVQQAIAARTQYRQETLRMFGVPESELADTLRLAESRVPGFDRLEITTCLRRGELEIVTRYEPAAEPSYRALTEVLSEHHRRELYSTDGATVDDQVAALLAGRRVATAESCTAGLVAARLTDRPGSSAYVTGGAVVYSNEAKSAVLGVDPALIAEHGAVSEPVAEAMAAGALRRFDADTAVAITGIAGPGGGTDEKPVGTVCFSVQRTDGATRTEMLLLPGGRADIRERSSTVAMHLLRSVLLET, encoded by the coding sequence GTGGGGACTCGCGCGGGCATCGTCGTCACCGGAACCGAGGTCCTCACCGGGCGGATCGCCGATCGCAACGGGCCGTGGCTGGCCGACCGGTTGCTGGAGTTGGGGATCGAACTCGCCCACATCACCATCTGCGGTGACCGGCCCGAGGACATCGCCGCGGCGCTGCGCTTCCAGGCCGACGCCGGGGTGGACGTGATCCTGACGACCGGCGGCCTGGGACCCACCGCCGACGACATGACGGTGGCGGTCGTCGCCGAATTCAGCGGTCGCGAACTGGTATTGGACGTCGAGCTCGAACACCGCATCGCGGCGATCCTGCGGCGGCTGATGGAACGCTATCCGGGCGCCGACTTCGACGCGGTGATGGCCGCCAACCGCAAGCAGGCCCTGGTACCCGCCGGCGCCACGGTCCTCGAACCGGTGGGCACCGCCCCGGGGGTGGTGGTTGCGGGCGCGCCGACCGTGGTGGTGCTGCCCGGTCCGCCGCGGGAGCTGCAGGCGATGTGGCCGGCCGCGCTGGCCACCCACACCGTGCAGCAGGCCATCGCGGCGCGCACGCAGTACCGCCAGGAGACGCTGCGGATGTTCGGCGTGCCCGAGTCCGAACTCGCCGACACGCTGCGGTTGGCCGAGTCCCGGGTGCCGGGGTTCGACCGGCTCGAGATCACCACCTGTCTGCGGCGCGGCGAACTGGAGATCGTGACCCGTTACGAGCCGGCCGCCGAGCCGAGCTACCGCGCGCTGACCGAGGTGCTGTCCGAGCACCACCGGCGGGAGCTGTACTCGACCGACGGGGCGACGGTCGACGACCAGGTCGCGGCGCTGTTGGCGGGACGACGCGTCGCCACGGCCGAGTCGTGCACCGCGGGACTGGTCGCCGCCCGGCTGACCGACCGCCCCGGGTCCTCGGCGTACGTCACCGGCGGGGCGGTGGTCTATTCCAACGAGGCCAAGAGCGCGGTGCTCGGTGTCGACCCCGCCCTGATCGCCGAGCACGGCGCGGTTTCCGAGCCGGTGGCCGAGGCGATGGCGGCGGGCGCGTTGCGGCGCTTCGACGCCGACACCGCGGTGGCCATCACCGGGATCGCCGGACCCGGCGGCGGTACCGACGAGAAGCCCGTCGGCACGGTGTGTTTCAGCGTGCAGCGCACCGACGGCGCCACCCGGACCGAAATGTTGCTGCTGCCCGGTGGCCGGGCCGACATCCGGGAGCGGTCCAGCACGGTGGCCATGCACCTGTTGCGGTCGGTGCTGCTCGAAACCTGA
- a CDS encoding nitroreductase family deazaflavin-dependent oxidoreductase, with amino-acid sequence MRAQDHPNHTPDVPMLFSPTVERLQIKYVNPALAPLAKRLPGFTIVKHTGRTSGTPYETIVTSYRKGNVFAVLLAHGKTNWVKNVLAAGQADVRLLGRELHIVNPRIVPVGSDGTGLPLIPRLALRKAGVFVADIA; translated from the coding sequence ATGCGAGCCCAGGACCACCCCAACCACACTCCCGACGTGCCGATGTTGTTCTCCCCGACGGTGGAGCGCCTGCAGATCAAGTACGTCAACCCGGCACTGGCGCCCCTGGCGAAGCGGCTGCCCGGGTTCACCATCGTCAAGCACACGGGCCGCACCTCCGGCACCCCGTACGAGACGATCGTGACGTCCTACCGCAAGGGCAACGTGTTCGCGGTGCTGCTGGCCCACGGCAAGACCAACTGGGTCAAGAACGTGCTGGCCGCCGGTCAGGCCGACGTGCGGCTGCTCGGCCGCGAACTGCACATCGTGAACCCGCGGATCGTCCCGGTGGGATCCGATGGCACCGGGCTTCCGTTGATCCCCCGGCTGGCGCTGCGCAAGGCCGGCGTGTTCGTCGCCGACATCGCCTAG
- a CDS encoding alpha/beta hydrolase, protein MRNPLGAPKLARPKLEGSIAVGEFRRVGFAEFGDPQGRPVFWLHGTPGARRQIPTEARVYAEENQLRLIGVDRPGIGSSTPHQYENVAAFADDLRVIADTLGIDKMTVVGLSGGGPYTLAAAAAMPDRVVAVGVLGGVAPAVGPDAIKGGAMTLGTAVAPVLEVVGEPVGAVATGLVRLIKPVALPVLEIYARVSPEGDRRLLTRPEFKAMFLDDLLNGGRKQLGAPFADVVNFARDWGFRLDEVKVPVRWWHGDKDHIIPYSHGAHVVAKLPDAEMFTLPGESHLAGLGYAHDILGSMAELWERHT, encoded by the coding sequence ATGCGAAATCCACTCGGGGCGCCGAAGCTGGCGCGGCCCAAGCTCGAAGGCAGCATCGCCGTCGGCGAGTTCCGGCGGGTCGGGTTCGCCGAGTTCGGCGACCCGCAGGGCCGACCGGTGTTCTGGCTGCACGGCACCCCGGGGGCGCGCCGGCAGATCCCGACCGAGGCCAGGGTGTACGCCGAGGAGAACCAGCTGCGCCTGATCGGCGTGGACCGGCCCGGCATCGGCTCCTCGACGCCCCACCAGTACGAGAACGTCGCCGCGTTCGCCGACGACCTGCGGGTCATCGCCGACACACTGGGGATCGACAAGATGACCGTGGTCGGCCTGTCCGGCGGCGGGCCCTACACGCTGGCCGCCGCGGCCGCCATGCCGGACCGGGTGGTGGCCGTCGGCGTTCTCGGCGGCGTCGCACCGGCCGTGGGACCCGACGCGATCAAAGGCGGCGCCATGACGCTCGGCACCGCCGTCGCCCCGGTGCTCGAGGTGGTGGGCGAGCCCGTCGGCGCCGTGGCCACCGGCCTGGTCCGGCTGATCAAGCCCGTGGCGCTGCCGGTCCTGGAGATCTACGCGCGGGTCTCGCCGGAGGGCGACCGCCGGCTGCTGACGCGACCGGAGTTCAAGGCGATGTTCCTCGACGACCTGCTCAACGGCGGACGCAAACAGCTGGGGGCCCCGTTCGCCGACGTGGTGAACTTCGCCCGGGACTGGGGATTTCGCCTCGACGAGGTCAAGGTCCCGGTCCGGTGGTGGCACGGCGACAAGGACCACATCATTCCGTACTCGCACGGCGCGCACGTGGTGGCCAAGCTGCCCGACGCCGAGATGTTCACGCTGCCCGGCGAAAGCCACCTCGCCGGATTGGGCTACGCCCACGACATTCTCGGGTCGATGGCCGAACTCTGGGAACGCCACACGTAA